From Vigna unguiculata cultivar IT97K-499-35 chromosome 5, ASM411807v1, whole genome shotgun sequence, the proteins below share one genomic window:
- the LOC114184859 gene encoding FT-interacting protein 3-like: MNNLKLGVEVVNAHDLVPKDGQGSSSTFVELHFDGQRFRTTTKDKDLSPVWNESFYFTITDPSKLPNLTLDACIFHYNKTNASKILLGKVRLTGTSFVTYSDAALLHYPLEKKSVFSRSKGEIGLKVFVTDDPSIRASNPLPAVESFSDKVRDIAQDEPPPPVSFTNSIPKNGSRKKTESRHTFHNVAKSSNEQKQQSKPAADAKPSVTFGIHEMKSSPAPPKVVQAFPGAQDFGVKETSPTLGGGKVVGGRVIRGSKPITSSSHDLVESMKYLFVRVVKARDLPSMDITGSLDPYVEVKMGNFRGTTNHFEKNQNPEWNKVFAFAEENQQSSILEVTVKDKDRISDDTVGKVWFDMYEVPRRIPPDSPLAPQWYRIENKNGEKKGELMLAVWRGTQADEAFQDAWHSDAVVIPDGSTISNYSQIRSKVYMSPRLWYVRVKVVEAQDLVASDKSKLPDASVKVQIGNQISKTKPVKGVNPQWNHSALFVAAEPFEESLIFTVEDRVGNKDETIGNVVLPISKIEKRIDDKDVRSGWFLLEKSMTSAMEEQGKKKESEKDKDKFFSRIHVIAYLDGGYHVLDESTYYSSDLRPSTRMLWKKPIGVLELGILNVDVLLPPKTRDGRGTSDTYCVAKYGLKWVRTRTIVNSLTPKFHEQYTWEVYDTATVLTLGVFDNAQIHNSSNGNKDSKIGKVRIRISTLETDRVYTHKYPLLSLQNSGLKKYGEVHLAIRFSCNSMFNMMSLYFKPHLPKMHYTKPLSIIDQERLRLQAVLIVAARLGRAEPPLRKEVVEYMSDTDSHLWSMRRSKANFNRLRDVFSFVFEIADWFGEVAKWKNSFVTVLVHILYSMFVCLPELILPTIFLYLFVYGMWKWRSRSRYPPHMNAKLSCADITTPEEFDEEMDTFPTTKSADIVRWRYDRLRSLAGKVQSVVGQIATQGERVQALLNWRDPRATSIFMVVCLVTAIVLYVIPPKLLFIVSGLYLIRHPKLRGKTPGAPVNFFRRLPALTDTML; this comes from the coding sequence ATGAACAACCTCAAACTAGGAGTAGAAGTTGTGAATGCTCATGACCTTGTTCCCAAAGATGGGCAAGGTTCATCAAGTACTTTTGTGGAACTTCACTTTGATGGCCAGAGATTTCGGACAACAACTAAGGATAAAGATCTGAGTCCTGTGTGGAATGAAAGCTTTTACTTCACCATTACTGATCCAAGCAAGTTACCAAACCTCACTCTTGATGCCTGCATCTTCCACTACAACAAAACCAATGCCTCCAAAATACTCCTGGGGAAGGTCAGGCTCACTGGAACCTCATTTGTTACGTATTCTGATGCTGCTCTTTTGCACTACCCTCTGGAAAAGAAAAGCGTTTTTTCCCGCTCCAAAGGAGAGATTGGTTTGAAGGTTTTTGTTACAGATGACCCTTCTATAAGAGCCTCAAACCCTCTTCCTGCTGTAGAATCTTTTTCTGATAAAGTCCGAGATATAGCACAAGACGAACCACCACCTCCAGTATCATTTACAAACTCAATCCCCAAGAACGGGTCTAGAAAGAAAACTGAGTCAAGGCACACGTTTCATAACGTTGCAAAATCAAGTAATGAACAAAAGCAGCAGTCAAAGCCTGCAGCAGATGCCAAGCCAAGTGTAACCTTTGGGATTCATGAGATGAAATCCTCACCGGCTCCTCCAAAAGTTGTTCAAGCATTTCCTGGTGCACAAGACTTTGGAGTGAAAGAAACAAGCCCTACTCTTGGAGGGGGAAAAGTTGTTGGTGGAAGGGTCATTCGCGGGAGCAAGCCAATCACATCCAGCAGCCATGACCTTGTTGAATCAATGAAGTACCTTTTTGTAAGAGTTGTGAAAGCCCGTGACCTTCCTTCAATGGATATCACAGGTAGCCTTGACCCCTATGTGGAGGTCAAGATGGGAAATTTTAGAGGAACTACCAATCACTTTGAGAAAAACCAAAACCCTGAATGGAACAAGGTGTTTGCCTTTGCCGAGGAGAATCAACAATCCTCTATACTAGAAGTTACAGTCAAAGACAAGGACCGAATATCAGATGATACTGTTGGAAAAGTGTGGTTTGACATGTATGAAGTTCCTAGACGTATTCCACCTGATAGTCCATTGGCTCCCCAGTGGTATAggattgaaaacaaaaatggagaAAAGAAAGGAGAGTTGATGCTTGCTGTTTGGAGAGGCACACAAGCTGATGAGGCTTTTCAAGATGCTTGGCATTCTGATGCAGTAGTTATCCCTGATGGAAGCACTATATCAAACTATTCTCAGATTCGATCAAAAGTTTACATGTCCCCGAGATTATGGTATGTACGAGTCAAAGTGGTCGAGGCACAGGACTTGGTTGCATCTGACAAGTCTAAACTTCCAGATGCCAGTGTTAAGGTACAAATTGGAAACCAGATTTCAAAGACAAAACCAGTAAAGGGCGTGAACCCTCAGTGGAATCATAGTGCGTTGTTTGTTGCTGCAGAACCTTTTGAAGAGTCTTTGATCTTTACAGTTGAAGATCGCGTTGGTAACAAGGATGAGACTATAGGCAATGTTGTTCTTCCTATAAGCAAAATTGAAAAGCGCATTGATGATAAAGATGTCCGTAGTGGTTGGTTTCTTCTTGAGAAGTCCATGACATCTGCTATGGAGGAGCaagggaaaaagaaagagtCAGAGAAGGATAAGGACAAGTTCTTCAGCAGAATCCATGTCATTGCCTATCTTGACGGTGGATACCACGTCCTAGACGAGTCAACTTATTACAGTAGTGATCTCAGGCCATCCACAAGGATGCTTTGGAAGAAGCCAATTGGTGTCTTAGAACTTGGTATTTTGAATGTTGATGTGTTATTACCACCCAAAACTAGGGATGGAAGGGGAACATCAGATACATACTGTGTGGCAAAGTATGGCCTTAAATGGGTGCGCACCAGAACCATTGTTAACAGTCTAACCCCAAAGTTCCATGAGCAGTACACTTGGGAAGTTTATGATACAGCTACAGTTCTCACCTTGGGGGTATTTGATAATGCTCAGATTCACAATTCTTCAAACGGTAACAAGGATTCTAAGATTGGAAAGGTTCGGATAAGGATCTCAACTCTAGAAACTGACCGCGTTTACACTCACAAATATCCACTATTATCGCTGCAAAACTCTGGTCTCAAGAAGTATGGTGAAGTGCACTTGGCCATACGTTTCTCATGCAACTCAATGTTTAACATGATGAGTTTGTATTTCAAACCCCATTTGCCAAAAATGCACTACACAAAGCCCCTTAGCATCATTGACCAGGAAAGGCTGAGACTTCAGGCTGTGCTCATTGTGGCAGCTAGACTAGGCAGGGCAGAACCCCCTCTGAGAAAGGAAGTGGTTGAGTACATGTCAGACACAGACTCTCACCTATGGAGCATGCGGCGGAGTAAGGCCAACTTCAACCGTCTGAGGGATGTGTTTTCCTTCGTATTTGAGATTGCAGATTGGTTTGGAGAAGTTGCCAAATGGAAGAACTCTTTTGTGACAGTGCTGGTGCACATTCTGTACTCAATGTTTGTGTGTCTCCCAGAACTTATTCTACCCACAATTTTCCTATACTTGTTTGTGTATGGAATGTGGAAATGGAGGTCCCGTTCAAGATACCCTCCTCACATGAATGCTAAGCTGTCTTGTGCTGATATAACAACTCCTGAGGAGTTTGATGAGGAGATGGACACTTTTCCAACCACAAAGAGTGCAGATATAGTGCGTTGGAGATATGACAGGTTGAGAAGTTTAGCAGGGAAGGTTCAAAGTGTTGTTGGACAGATAGCAACTCAAGGAGAAAGAGTTCAAGCTCTTCTGAATTGGAGGGATCCACGTGCCACTTCCATATTCATGGTGGTGTGCCTTGTGACTGCCATAGTTTTGTATGTGATACCACCAAAGTTGCTGTTTATTGTATCAGGACTTTACCTAATCAGACACCCTAAGCTTAGGGGCAAGACACCAGGAGCACCGGTCAATTTCTTCCGCAGGTTGCCTGCTCTCACAGATACCATGCTgtag
- the LOC114183764 gene encoding uncharacterized protein LOC114183764, with amino-acid sequence MSILTNKMKAVPVLLKQLMTTRRKFHERGRDESLDKKLEKLRLDLNRIKDVFVRVKKNEEELLDTLAEVYGHLRRLDRGKLDEDMDGICKRIRDCSRKLLPKDGFDESYKEEDEKGVKISHSSQELVQPHLNKSWTLEDYYRLSLPSRFCLLSLQIFPENAVIRKRNAINFWIGEGLITNTEKKTAEEMGEDVIDDLLKCKVIVRYGNEKSPLVKKFQILSGDLRHLEPNLDGDFDYIRPSSLQLDSKKVTVGGVHSKNVTIRNIFNIGASYLNFRPQWTTELRNLEVLQLGRWQDSALHHIEVGSQEFLKDLRYLKELKYLSLRGISRIFEVPSSIAELEKLLILDVKACHNLERLPDDISSMKSLTHLIMSDCCLLEGMPKGIEKLRNLEVVKGFLISTSEKTPCRISDLVNLEKLRRLSILIGSEAEIRDGEFESLKDFLALENLKISWSVSDPKYAKIKVFLPLRLKKLHLECFPGKSLQEYFTFMPSAWFGSTSTELNITGGKLERMVDIQWWRVDILRLKYLKQMNIEVDDLKAMFPLLKYVEIKQISNHSYIKHEWRI; translated from the coding sequence ATGTCGATTCTAACAAACAAGATGAAAGCAGTACCTGTGTTGCTGAAGCAGTTGATGACAACAAGGAGGAAATTCCATGAAAGGGGAAGAGATGAATCATTGGATAAGAAGTTGGAGAAGTTGAGGTTGGATCTGAACAGAATAAAGGATGTGTTTGTAAGAGTGAAGAAGAACGAAGAAGAATTGCTTGACACATTAGCAGAGGTGTATGGGCATCTTCGCAGATTAGACCGCGGGAAGCTGGATGAAGACATGGATGGGATTTGTAAGAGAATCAGAGATTGTAGTCGCAAATTGCTCCCAAAGGATGGTTTTGATGAGTCATATAAGGAGGAGGATGAGAAGGGTGTCAAAATATCTCACTCATCACAAGAGTTGGTGCAGCCCCATCTGAACAAGAGTTGGACTCTGGAAGATTATTACCGGCTAAGCCTTCCATCAAGATTTTGTTTGTTATCTCTCCAAATTTTCCCAGAGAACGCTGTGATAAGGAAAAGAAATGCAATTAATTTTTGGATTGGAGAGGGTTTGATTACAAATACAGAGAAGAAAACAGCAGAGGAAATGGGTGAGGATGTGATTGATGATCTTTTGAAATGTAAAGTGATTGTACGCTATGGTAATGAAAAGAGTCCCCTTGTCaagaaatttcaaattctttcaGGCGATCTACGTCACTTGGAACCAAATTTAGATGGAGATTTCGATTATATCAGACCATCGTCGTTACAGCTTGATAGTAAAAAAGTTACTGTAGGTGGAgttcattcaaaaaatgtgactatacgtaatatttttaatattggtGCAAGTTATCTGAATTTCAGACCGCAATGGACCACTGAATTGAGGAATTTAGAGGTGCTTCAACTTGGGCGTTGGCAAGATTCAGCTTTGCATCACATTGAAGTTGGGAGTCAAGAATTCTTGAAAGATTTGAGATATCTGAAAGAGTTGAAGTATCTGAGTCTGCGTGGGATATCGAGAATATTCGAGGTTCCATCCTCCATTGCTGAACTTGAGAAGCTACTGATTCTGGATGTGAAAGCATGCCATAATTTGGAAAGACTACCTGATGATATTTCATCAATGAAAAGTCTGACACACCTAATTATGTCTGATTGTTGCTTACTGGAGGGGATGCCAAAGGGGATTGAGAAGCTCAGGAATCTGGAAGTAGTGAAGGGATTTTTAATAAGCACTTCTGAAAAGACTCCTTGCAGAATATCAGATCTGGTAAATTTGGAAAAACTAAGGCGACTCAGCATACTTATCGGAAGTGAGGCCGAGATCAGGGATGGGGAGTTTGAAAGTTTGAAAGATTTTTTAGCACTTGAGAATCTGAAGATATCTTGGAGTGTGTCTGATCCAAAGTATGCTAAGATTAAGGTCTTTTTACCACTTCGTTTGAAAAAGTTACATCTTGAATGTTTTCCTGGAAAGTCTTTGCAagaatattttacttttatgccAAGCGCTTGGTTCGGTTCCACATCGACAGAACTAAATATAACTGGAGGAAAACTTGAACGTATGGTAGATATTCAATGGTGGAGAGTGGATATACTGCGTCTGAAGTACCTTAAGCAAATGAATATCGAAGTTGACGATTTGAAAGCAATGTTTCCTTTGCTGAAATATGTAGAAATTAAACAAATCTCAAACCAttcatacattaagcatgaatggCGCATCTAA